Proteins encoded in a region of the Massilia sp. UMI-21 genome:
- a CDS encoding M23 family metallopeptidase: MRSFLGGLLRAAIIAIVLLAIWGLLGPWLRHAVYAMRLQAMPVPGTLAMPVSGVRPKALRDTWHAARSEGRKHEGIDIFARRGTAVRSATEGIVLRVGTNRLGGEVVWVLGPGGQRHYYAHLDRFSDVAPGMRVEQGRLLGYVGNSGNAKTTPPHLHYGVYGRDGPLNPYPLLKAAPR; encoded by the coding sequence ATGCGAAGCTTTCTGGGCGGCCTGCTGCGGGCCGCGATCATTGCCATCGTGCTGCTCGCCATCTGGGGCCTGCTCGGCCCCTGGCTGCGTCATGCCGTGTACGCGATGCGCCTGCAGGCCATGCCGGTCCCGGGCACGCTGGCGATGCCGGTAAGCGGGGTGCGGCCGAAAGCACTGCGCGATACCTGGCATGCGGCCCGCAGCGAGGGCCGCAAGCACGAAGGGATCGACATCTTCGCCAGGCGCGGGACCGCGGTGCGCTCGGCCACCGAGGGCATCGTCTTGCGGGTCGGGACCAACCGCCTCGGCGGCGAGGTGGTATGGGTGCTGGGGCCGGGCGGGCAACGGCATTACTATGCCCACCTCGACCGTTTCTCGGACGTGGCGCCGGGCATGCGGGTCGAGCAAGGCCGCCTGCTCGGCTATGTCGGCAATAGCGGGAATGCGAAGACCACGCCGCCACACCTGCACTACGGCGTGTATGGCAGGGATGGGCCGCTCAATCCCTATCCCTTGCTCAAGGCCGCGCCTAGATGA